From the Candidatus Desulfatibia profunda genome, the window TGGGCCATACTCGATTCATCCGTATTCAAGCGTTCGGCAATAGCTGCCGCAGGCTCCGGTGTCATGGAGAGCCCAATGGCGATTTCCGCTTCCCGGGGAGAAAACAGTCGTTTTAATATCCTCAGTTCAACACCTGAATCGGTTGCGGGAAAACCGCCCGGAAGAGTGTCAAGGTGTTGGGCCAGTGTTTGATAAATTTCGCTCATCATATTTTCTTTCTTGTAAGAGTTTAGTTTTTTGAAAATGGACTGCTTAAGCGCCTTTAAAACCGATTTGGTTCAAAATCCTAAAGAGTTACCCTTTCTTCAATTTATAAAATCGCATAGCGATTTTATTTGCAGATGGATCCGATTACCGAATTATTATTGAACAGCTTATCGATTTTAACTTGAACCAGGGTGTTTTTAAGATCATCTTTGGCGTTTGCTAAAGCAGGTATATAGTTTGATGTTAAGCCTTTCAAGTATCCTGTTGACGAGTCCCGCTTACTTTCAAACAGCACTTCAACCTTTTGGCCGATAAACTTTTTATAAAAACCGCTTTTTTTAACGCTTCCAAGGACGCGCATTTGTTCACACCGGGTTTTGATAATTCCTGACGATACCTTATGCGAATATCGGCTTGCAGGTGTGCCGGCGCGGGATGAAAACGGAAAAACATGCAAATAAGTGACCGGCAGTTCTTGAATCAAGGAATATGTATTTTTAAATGCTGCTTCGGTTTCACCGGGAAATCCTACCAGGATATCAACACCGATGGCGGCATCTGGAATCAATTCATGTATTTTTAAAACCAGATCCCTGAAAAATGAACGAGTACAGGGCCGGTTCATCTTTTTTAAGACAAGATCATCCCCGCTTTGTAAAGGAATATGAAAATGATGACACAACCGTTGCGATTCGGCCACAAGTCTGATGATGTCACGGGTTAGTTCAAACGGTTCGATCGAACTCAAGCGTACACGATTGATCGTGCTGAATTCCTGAATGCGGTTCAATAAAGTAAAAAGGTCTCTTTTCGGTGACAGGTCAAGCCCGTATGCCCCTAAATGCACGCCGGTCAGGACGACTTCGCGACAGCCGGCTTGCTGGATGGTGTGGACATATTCCAAAACGTTTTCAAGGGGCAGGCTGCGGCTGCGGCCTCTGGCATAAGGTACTATACAATATGAACAAAACGTATTGCAGCCATCCTGAATTTTCAAAAAAATTCGGGTTCGGCTTCCAGAGGCGGCAACTGGCATCTGCTGGAAATCGCATTCCAGGGCAATATCCCGGCAGACCGAGACAGTCTGCGGGCGGTCCTTTTGATCTGCTTGAAACGCGCAAATGATCGTTGCGGGGATCCTATGTTTGTCAGCATGTCCGACGATTGCGTGAACCCCTTTTATTTTCCGGATTGCATCAGGTTCGATCTGGGCATAACATCCGGTGACAATGACATGTGCGCCGGGATTGTTTCGGATGGCTTGCCGGACGGCCTGCCTGGACTGCATGGACGCTTTGTGAGTGACCGTACAGGTGTTGATGATGCACACGTCTGCGTTTGTTTTGCCGGGCAGCAAGGTACATCCTGCATTTTTTAAGGATTGAGCGATGGCATCTGACTCATACTGATTGACCTTGCAGCCTAATGTGGTAACGGTAAAATTTGGCATTTAGCTTTAGATTCTTCTCGTTTTGATAAATGGATATAACCCATTCATTTTTTTATGTCTTTGTGCCTTTGTGTCTTAGTGGCTAAACAGTTGCCAAGTATCAAGCATCCAGACCAATCCAACCGCCGCCGAGGACTTCGTCATCTTTATAGAAAACCGCACACTGTCCCGGCGTAATCGCCAATTGCGGTGTTTCAAAACGGACCACAGCCGTATGGGCGTCAACCGGAATCAGGGTGGAGGCTGCCGCCTGGTGACGGTATCTAACCCGCGTATGCACCTTTACAGGCAGGTCCGGTTTTTGATGAATCCAGTTTATATTAACGGTTTTGAATTCCGATGCGAACAGATCTTTTTTGAATCCGACCTTCAGTCGATTTTGTTTTCGGTCCATGCCGACAACATAATAGGGTTCAGCAGCAGGGCAGTTGATACCGCGTCGCTGTCCAATGGTAAAAAGATGCAGGCCGTTGTGCGATCCCAGGATGTTACCGTTAAGGTCTTCTATCAGTCCGGGTTGGGGTTCAAATTCCCGTTGTGAAGCTATAAACTCTCCATACGTACGACTTTTGATAAAACATATGTCCTGGCTTTCTCCCCTTGTAACCGGGGCAAGTCCTTTTTGATCGGCCAGTTTGATAACCTCTGATTTTTTCATTTTCCCAAGGGGAAAGCAGGACCGTCCCAGCTGTTTTTGGTTCATAAGTGCCAGAAAATAAGACTGGTCTTTTTCCGAATCAATCCCTCTGAAGAGGTGAAACCGGCCGTTGCTGTCCCGACTCACCCTGGCATAATGCCCCGTGGCAAGACATGATGCTCCCAGTTTGCGGGCAAAATCCAGAATGGTACCAAATTTTATTGACGGATTGCATACCATGCATGGATTGGGAGTTTGACCGTTCTGGTAGGTCCGCATAAAATAATCGACCACAATTTGCTTGAAGGCGATACTGCAGTCTATGATTTTAACATCGATGTCCAACTGGGTGGCGATAGGGCTGATCTTATGCGAGGCCTGGGCCTCGATGGCGGTAAATATTTTTGGGTCTGCGTTTATAACAGCTTGATTTTTTTCATCATCAATGGGCTGAATTTCATATCCGGTAACAAAGTGGATTCCGATAACGTTATATCCCTCTTTTTTCAATAGATAAGCAGCCATAAGAGAATCTATGCCGCCGCTTATGGCAATTGCAATTAGAGGCTTCATTAAAAAAAAGCTTTGTTTGTAGGGCGAGCTTCCATGGCCCGGCTAGGGCAGGCCGGCAGGCAAAGTTCACAGACACTGCATTTTTTCTGATTAAAGTTAACGATCATTTCAGGCCGCTGAATCGAGAGCGCTCCGGTCGGGCAAACGGCAGTGCAGGCCCCACAATGCGTACATTTTTTTTTGATACGCTTTACTTCTTGAGAGGCATTTTGAACATGCACCCCCTGGCTCTTGAGGTATTTTACCCCTTCCTTAAAGTCTTTTATGGTTCCGGAAAGCTCCAGGACCATAATGCCTTCTTTTCTAGGAAGTACGGCTGCGTTAAGGATGTTAAAGGTTAGGCCATAATCTTTTGCCAGATAACAGACGACCGGTTTTTCGACCTCGGTTTTTGGAAAGCGAAGAATAAGTATTCTTGAATACACGATAACCCTCCGGAAAATCATTTATAAAATCGTAACACGATTTTATTTTTTAATTCAATCTATGTCAACTGCAACCTAACCCGAAATTGGATCGCGTTCCGCTTTCAGCGGGACTGCGGGACTTTCATAAAATCGTAACGCGATTTTATTGGGACAAACATTTGATTAAAAATTTCTGCCAGACGGCAAAGTACTCGTTACCGGCCACAAGGTAGGTGTCATTATGATCCGCTCCCGGAATTTCATAAAATTCTTTTGGGGCATGGGCCTTGTCATACAACTGACGTGCCATGGTCACTGGAATGGTCAGATCGTACTGCCCGTGGATAAATAAAATTGGTGCTCGGATCCGGTCAATCAAGGAAAGGCTGTCGTATTTAACCGTTGAAGCCGGTTGGGGGGCAAAGAAGGGAAAATATCTTTGCATCATATCATCGGTTGAAGTAAACGCGGCTTCCAGGATGACTCCCAGGCATGTTCCTTTGCTGGCGATATCCACTGCCAGAGCGGTCCCCAATGAACGGCCGAATAACAGTATCGAAGATGGTTGAAATCCTTTCTTGCCAATGAGATAGCGGAAGGCACCATGGGCGTCGGAGAAGGTACCGGCTTTTGAGATTTCACCTTCGCTCAAACCATATTCGCGATAGTCGAAAATAAAGATCGGGATTTGCAAGGCATCATGCAGTTTTTTGAGATTGTGCAGGCGATGGCTGATATTGCCGGCATTGCCATGAAACCAGAGCAGAACAGCCCGGTCATCCGGACCGTCGACGAACCAGCCATGCAGGCGCGTGCCGTCGATAGCATCGAAGAACACGTCTTCATAAGATTCCAGTCGATAATCCTTGGGGGTTGCTTCCAGCATGCGTTCCGGGAAAAATACGACACCTTTTTCTGTCATGGAATCAATCCTTTCTTAACAAATGTATTTTGCCGGATCAGCTATACCTGTTGCTTTAAAACCTTTCAAGCGTAGAATGCAGCTGTCGCATCGGCCGCAGGCCAGGCCTTGCGGCGTGGGATCGTAGCAACTGTGGGTCAGTGAATAATCAACGCCGAGTTCAATCCCTTTTTGGATAATTTGGGCTTTGGTCATATGAATAAGCGGTGTCCGTATCTTGGTTTGGGTGATGCCCTGCACCGCTGCTTTTGTAGCAAGATTTGCCATGCGTTCAAACGCTTCAATATATTCAGGCCGGCAGTCCGGGTAGCCGCTGTAATCGATCGCATTGACACCTAAGAATATGTCGGATGATTGCAGGACTTCGGCCCAGGCCAGGGCATAAGCTAAAAAGATGGTATTTCTGGCCGGAACATATGTCGCGGGGATCCCTTCCGCTCTGGAGGCTTCGGTTCCGGTCTTGGGAACATCGATATCATCTGTAAGTGCCGAACCACCTATTTTCTTAAGATCGATATTGATTACAAGATGCTCTTGGGCTCCAAAGGCCTTTGCCACTTTGCGGGCCGATTCCACTTCAAAAGCGTGGCGCTGGCCATAGTCAAAACTTAAACTATAGATTGCAAAGCCTGCATGTTTTGCAATGGCCATGACCGTGGTGGAGTCAAGTCCTCCGCTTGAGAGGACTACCGCTTTTGGGATGCTCATGTTAGTTCCTAAGCAATAACCTTTACAGGTTTTATGGCAAAACTTTTTTGATTGCCACTAAGTCACGAAGGCACGAAGAAAGAATAATGTATTTTTAGTGTCTTTGTGCCTTTGTGGCAAATATTTTTTGGTTCAGGTTTATCATGGCTACACGCCCCTATATGCTTCCGGCCAGATAATCTTGTGCAGTTGAAGATGAAATCTGACATTGAGTCTGTCTGCAAGTATCCATCCGGCAAGCTTGGCCGGCACCATCTTTTCGTAAACCGGCGAAAATAGAATCTGGTCGCCGGGAAATTCAAGGGGTATCAAGATTAGGATTTCTTTGGCATATTCATAATCATCACGGTTTCCGATCGCAAACTTGACTTGGTCTTTTAAATCAAGCCTTTTCAGGTTTTCCAGATCGTTTTTATCATTTTCGCCGCTTGAGGGACATT encodes:
- a CDS encoding 4Fe-4S dicluster domain-containing protein, translating into MYSRILILRFPKTEVEKPVVCYLAKDYGLTFNILNAAVLPRKEGIMVLELSGTIKDFKEGVKYLKSQGVHVQNASQEVKRIKKKCTHCGACTAVCPTGALSIQRPEMIVNFNQKKCSVCELCLPACPSRAMEARPTNKAFF
- the queC gene encoding 7-cyano-7-deazaguanine synthase QueC, with translation MSIPKAVVLSSGGLDSTTVMAIAKHAGFAIYSLSFDYGQRHAFEVESARKVAKAFGAQEHLVINIDLKKIGGSALTDDIDVPKTGTEASRAEGIPATYVPARNTIFLAYALAWAEVLQSSDIFLGVNAIDYSGYPDCRPEYIEAFERMANLATKAAVQGITQTKIRTPLIHMTKAQIIQKGIELGVDYSLTHSCYDPTPQGLACGRCDSCILRLKGFKATGIADPAKYIC
- a CDS encoding alpha/beta hydrolase, which gives rise to MTEKGVVFFPERMLEATPKDYRLESYEDVFFDAIDGTRLHGWFVDGPDDRAVLLWFHGNAGNISHRLHNLKKLHDALQIPIFIFDYREYGLSEGEISKAGTFSDAHGAFRYLIGKKGFQPSSILLFGRSLGTALAVDIASKGTCLGVILEAAFTSTDDMMQRYFPFFAPQPASTVKYDSLSLIDRIRAPILFIHGQYDLTIPVTMARQLYDKAHAPKEFYEIPGADHNDTYLVAGNEYFAVWQKFLIKCLSQ
- the mnmA gene encoding tRNA 2-thiouridine(34) synthase MnmA, translating into MKPLIAIAISGGIDSLMAAYLLKKEGYNVIGIHFVTGYEIQPIDDEKNQAVINADPKIFTAIEAQASHKISPIATQLDIDVKIIDCSIAFKQIVVDYFMRTYQNGQTPNPCMVCNPSIKFGTILDFARKLGASCLATGHYARVSRDSNGRFHLFRGIDSEKDQSYFLALMNQKQLGRSCFPLGKMKKSEVIKLADQKGLAPVTRGESQDICFIKSRTYGEFIASQREFEPQPGLIEDLNGNILGSHNGLHLFTIGQRRGINCPAAEPYYVVGMDRKQNRLKVGFKKDLFASEFKTVNINWIHQKPDLPVKVHTRVRYRHQAAASTLIPVDAHTAVVRFETPQLAITPGQCAVFYKDDEVLGGGWIGLDA
- the mtaB gene encoding tRNA (N(6)-L-threonylcarbamoyladenosine(37)-C(2))-methylthiotransferase MtaB, translating into MPNFTVTTLGCKVNQYESDAIAQSLKNAGCTLLPGKTNADVCIINTCTVTHKASMQSRQAVRQAIRNNPGAHVIVTGCYAQIEPDAIRKIKGVHAIVGHADKHRIPATIICAFQADQKDRPQTVSVCRDIALECDFQQMPVAASGSRTRIFLKIQDGCNTFCSYCIVPYARGRSRSLPLENVLEYVHTIQQAGCREVVLTGVHLGAYGLDLSPKRDLFTLLNRIQEFSTINRVRLSSIEPFELTRDIIRLVAESQRLCHHFHIPLQSGDDLVLKKMNRPCTRSFFRDLVLKIHELIPDAAIGVDILVGFPGETEAAFKNTYSLIQELPVTYLHVFPFSSRAGTPASRYSHKVSSGIIKTRCEQMRVLGSVKKSGFYKKFIGQKVEVLFESKRDSSTGYLKGLTSNYIPALANAKDDLKNTLVQVKIDKLFNNNSVIGSICK